From the Catharus ustulatus isolate bCatUst1 chromosome 15, bCatUst1.pri.v2, whole genome shotgun sequence genome, the window GAAAGCTGTCAATCATGCCATTATCTTTGTGCATTCTTCCTCCAGAAGTTAAGTGGGTTTCTTGTAAGGAACAGCTTAAAACCTGTAAAGATTAACAAATATCTCTCCTTAGAGACAGCCTACCCACAAACACAATTTGAAGGAAGCAGGGCAAGAAAATGCAAGATTATTCCTCAAACATATAGTCTTAAAGAAGACACTGTTAGCTGTTCAGAAAGctgaaagaacatttaaattGGTTTTATTCCACCAGTTGAACTGTGCTTCAAGAGCTTTGAGAGACAGCCAACATGGATGAAGTTCATATCTATGAACTCCAGAAAATAAGACAATATATGTTATTTCTAGTAATTTAGACTGATAttaattttctatattttttaaacagtgagGGAAGTAGCTGAAAATGTAACATCCGTCCTTATGGCCTAATTCACTGGGTGCGttggaagagaaaattaagTTTCTCATGTGGGTATCACTGTACTTCTGCAGTCAGGTTGCTCACTGTGGGTTCTGTGTAAGGACTGTGGTACCAAGCTGAAATGAACATAAGCTTATGCCAAGGGTGAATATACTATTTTCTACTGTCAAAATCACTATACTTCATAATCAGTAACTTTTTTTAAGGACAAAGTTACTGAACTTCTTTGGTTCAGTAGTTTTAGCAAAAACATTAGCCACCTCCTCAAATTCCAATATTTAAACATCTTGAAGAAGGTTTGAGAAGTAACCTTTCCCTTCAAATCTTGACCACAGCAGTATTACACCTCAAAGTAGGTATGTTCAGGTAAGAATTTCAAGTATCTTCCACAGGAATTATAGACTAAACAACTTAAGCTGAACAAATCATGTTAAAGAATGTATTAATTCCCATAGCTTAAAATCTTAAATTTAAGTCTTGCTATCTACCCTATACACTATTTAACAGATGCATATAACAAACCTTCAAACATCCAGTATGGGCAACAGAGAAGATGGTTTTGAAATGGTTTCCAACTCCAAGCATAAGTAAGTTCTTTATCGTAAGTTACTGCACAAAAGCAGTGAATCAGTTGAGATAAGAAACACAGGCttattattgtaatttattttaaaaaccttattCAAAATATTAAGTGATATAAGTccaaatacaataaaaattactgcaagAAAAgagttttgggatattttgtcTGTGCTTTACTTCCTGTGCTTATAAAAAGAATGCATATAACAGTAGGATATAGAACTTCTAGCATTTCATTCCTAAGACAGTATCATGCCTTCAGACTCCTCATGCCAACAGGCTTGAAGCTGATTTGTTTCCAAATGTTACATTACTACTTGAATACCAAGTCATTAATTACAGGGTTCAGATTCACCATTATTTACAAATGTATCAGTCTGAAAACTAAATCACAAACAGAATGtacagaaaactaaaattttatattttacaactcatgaaaacataaataatggaagtacaaaatgcaaattaaaaaaacaaacaaaacccaaaaaaaacctactgTAGCAGAAACTTGATTTACACTAATGCATAAATGTTTGTCAAAAATGAGAGTGCACTGTCCACAGACTGGTAGTCCCCACACCCTTACTTTCACCCATCTGTTACCTGGAtcagaaaaacaaccaaataaGTTATTCTTACAGTTTCTTCCATTTATAATATAACAAATGACATAGCCATTTCCCAACTGTCTTAAAATTCAACAGAAAGCTCTGATATACTGAAAGCCTGTCAGCTGTCTATATATTAGTAGGATTATTCAACAAGGCTTGTTTTCCACTCATTAATTACAGAGACAGTGCAGTAGGCATAAATAgcatctgagaaaaaaaaggacagtcAAGAAGCTGCGTACCTTCACAAATACCTTACACATTTTAGGAAATACACGGtataaaatttctgaaataaaatgggttatgcataattatttttacattatttatgGCATGAACACatacagaaattattaaattgcCCTTCTAGCTATTTTGCCAAAATAGGTTCAAATTATGCaacaagaaaacagaatcagaaaaaaatgagattaaagaCTTGCAGCAtcaaaaagcatggaaaaaagtAATTGTATTTTAAGTCTGCAATACAGTGGAATTTGTGGGCCATGTAAGTGATTAGCAATGAGATCATTAATTTGATTTAGTGATACCAAAGTCATTAATTTATTAgacctaaaatattttatggtttttttttttttgtagtatgACTATCAAGACTGCTCCAGACAGAAGGGAATGATGCTTAATGAATGGAAAGAGCACTAATTTATTAAACTCTCTGTCTTTACACTTGATATAAAACCTGACCAAAGTAGCAAACAGATGGATCATGCCTTTGATCTTCCATGAGATTTAATCTCCAAAACATCCAGGTCAAAAAGAGTACATCTTGTTTCCATACAGGCAGCTTATTTAGAATACCTGAATATCATCACATGACTGGGCAGGCAAAGTGATAAGTTTAGCAAACTCAAATCACAGTGCTTTCAAAACACGTAGTCATTGGTTATTTTCAGGGAAGGCATTGCTTCATTAACGTTTTGATCTAAACGATGATATTCCACTGTCCTGGAGCATAGGCCATCCCTCCACCTTCGGCTCTGCACCAGTAAGAAGatctgaagaaaaatgggaCAACTTAGAATGTTTCTGCACAGCATCTATGAGTTTGATAGACAGCTTCACAGTGGTACTGACATCATTGGTTTTACCCCCCCATGCTGGCAAGGGCATTACTATGGCAGAGacaatgcattttttaataacttaTTTGAACTGCTCTCTgataaattttcaaaatgcaatgGTCTTCAACATCTACCCCTATAAAGAACTGGCAATGCACATTACAAACAGGTCATTGCACAGTAAAGAAGGTTTTGGCTTTTCAGCCACTTTCTTTTCAGAGTCCTGCAAATCCTCACCCAAATCAGTGTTCTCCCCAAAGTAAACACTACGCTTTTCTCATATCTAAAAAGTAATCTATGGTTTAATGCAAAATTGTGCATGCACCTCTATTGTGTCTGGTTGGGTTGAAGTCAATTTTTAGTGCTAGGAATATATTTTGGAGTAACACCAGACAGGCCATTTTTGAGACTGAGAGAATTAATTTGAGCTGAATAAACATTTACCTGAaagtagtacagtaatttcacaattataagccgcaccagattataaaccacacctccgggtgtcggcaacatttaggtcttcaTCCATACATcagccgcacctgattataaaccgcgCTTTCGTTGGCagcaaactttcacaaaattgccaattagtaacagaatcacgggatcgcggggtttactggcaggtgctgaccttggaaacattatttccaagcgaaaaaagatacagacaatagctgtggcagcgtaccctgcaagtttaTTTAAAAGCGGAAAATGATACGAACAATAGCGTGGTCATCTTGCAAGCATTTCCaacggatccgcgttgcctttaaacagctgctcagccgcgcgggcacacagcagagctccgAGTGGAGCTGTGTGTGCGGGCGGGCAGGTGACAGAGCTCCAAGCAGAGCCGCGTGGaggggcgggtggcagagctctgcaaggAGTCGGGCGGGCGGGTGGCGGAGCTCCAAGTGGGGCGGCCAGCGGAGCTCTGAGTGGAGCTGCACAggtgggcaggcagcagagctcagagcaagGCGGCCGGCAGAGCTCCAGGTGAAGCTGCGTGGGCGGGGGAGCGGCCAGCCGGCAGAGCCGCACAGGTGGGCAGCGGGAGTAGGTGGCTGGCGGAGCTCCGAGCAGCGTGCCCGACCGCTGCCGCCGGGAACCGGGGGAGTGGCGTGCCCGGCTGCTGCCTGGCcgcctggggagcaggggagcatCACTGCTGCCCAGTcgccggggctgggcgggctctggtttggctcggggctgctgcaggcttgcacttccgggttggcaaatttctgaacatcgTCCAGATATTGGCCGCTCCGGATTATAAGCTTCACTTCTGGGaaaatgatgcagcttatatttgtgaaattactgtaacttagtAGCTTCTCTATGTAAAACTGGAAGCAGcattaaacattttctaaaagTTTGTAGTTACACTCTCAGAATGTCTATGATATAAAGACCACATTAAAGTGACTATTAGAAGGATTACCACAATCATAACAAGAACATTCCCACATCATTTGCAATTATACCTCCATTAATTTGTTGTTTtcctgtgcagaaaaaaattagtttcacCCCTACTTGACTTGGTTTAGGTCTCCTTTAGAGAACTCTTGTTGTGCACTGCTAGTGTCCATTACTGTACTGACTGATTACTGATGTTACCAATTAACTCATTTTCTTATCATAAATGTTCgattcaaattaattttcattgtgCAGATAAAAATGACATTAATGATCTGCATATTAGCATCACCACAAGACTAAATGGTCAAAGATTTCATTCTACAAAAAGCTAAGTTCCTCTTCTTAAAAACATGTACAAGGGAatgaaactttattttaaacactCCAGCTGTTTCTCTCAACCTTTCAGAGCACACCTACCTTCCTCTTATTGTGATAGGTGACATAAACAACAGCTACTAAGAAGGCAACTACaaccagatgaaaaaaaaagtggctgTCTTCTTCTTCATCCAACCCTGAGACAGAAACAGCTTTTATCTTCTCATCAAGGGTCTTGATCTCCTCATTGTAATTACTGATGATGTCAGAGTTGTCATCTTCTGACATCTCTAGGAGGTCTGGATTATATCTGGAATTCGGTGTCATTTCGTAAGCATAGTCATCTCCATCTGACTCAATAGTTTCCTTTATGATGGGTGGGGAATTACTTAGTGTGTCTTTCAAATCTGTTAGAAGATCTTCTTCTTCAATCTTAGTATCTTCAGAAGCATCAACATCCACCTGTGATACTGGACTAGCAGGGACAACAGGTGACAAAGAGTCACCATTGGGTGTAAGTGGCTGTCCTGCCATCCCCGAATTGATTTTGGCTGTTGTTGGGAATGCCTCCTTTCTTGCTGAAATTAAACTCTGCAAGCTGTCTGTCAAATTTTGAGATCTACTCAGTGTTTCATTCTCACTTgtagaagaaatatttcttgaaaGCATATCTTTCACAGGACCTGAGAAAAGAATGAGAAACAATCAGCACTATGCACAAGGCACTGACTTCTCTGACAGAAAACTATTGCCACAAATTCCCTTCATAGACAAAAAAGCATATGTCACACTGCAAACTTTTTAGCATTCTTATGCAGAAATACACAGT encodes:
- the C15H5orf15 gene encoding keratinocyte-associated transmembrane protein 2, which translates into the protein MAAAGSERRGVAGRTLCLLLLCGWSLAARGQDSPGPVKDMLSRNISSTSENETLSRSQNLTDSLQSLISARKEAFPTTAKINSGMAGQPLTPNGDSLSPVVPASPVSQVDVDASEDTKIEEEDLLTDLKDTLSNSPPIIKETIESDGDDYAYEMTPNSRYNPDLLEMSEDDNSDIISNYNEEIKTLDEKIKAVSVSGLDEEEDSHFFFHLVVVAFLVAVVYVTYHNKRKIFLLVQSRRWRDGLCSRTVEYHRLDQNVNEAMPSLKITNDYVF